A genomic stretch from Tribolium castaneum strain GA2 chromosome 6, icTriCast1.1, whole genome shotgun sequence includes:
- the LOC662833 gene encoding uncharacterized protein CG7065 homolog isoform X1, which translates to MEPIAPGTEDEPLVNFSASTKQEKERERLLNVKTVLPNGKYGNVFDFKYINGTEHWYCNACACPVMGWVFHHETGKRHSLALGKQNQDQDRLTSSQDVEETPTIQIAPGEPVPPGFEGEIERVALIQERLDVFNVGPLVALEYLLELRDYDSNKEPTYLCILCDKKGDPRTVLTHLASYKHILQYLQKHFPTCYRALAPYMTKQYKRNWQIALHEIAEAIEKKFGRLKPLPVEADKYEKDPVHYLELIAKGRHFSELSGHTFEELVNKDELTRVHDDETDKFSYNKANLPQSSQKKKSPSPPVVANPIKKIRVANPPPAAAGSRRRSLSSVSSVSSSDLSDYDDPKKRSYSRRSRTRSPPYRNRSRSPYSRRYDRRSPPRKEAYYRRDDRSERLMPWEKTNYRRSKPENPPVKNKTDKMDEYKKLCKAIDNDMERVLKNHKKNPEKHPQYNDEWKKFWNKRYKELQAEGKDVSTHDFKPEWIEFWNKRMIELHHEEVKVKKEALRKRLGLPEEPSPISFKIVGKKKFEPNKNSPMSSKPVPPSALPDSDPEVIIIDKDDESKSSRRSHSPWEDEPVRSSSRVSRDKSRDGSRDRSRERSIRRDKYSRSPRDRSRERSWDRDYKIKDYRRERIRIVSELPWERDRKSYRNEIPSYYKPPAVMRDVTREPVLTPPPVAPVLEEEDDGEINIVAVLRLLTALEEKLGSLGPKVIDLLAQALAMEKNEANSSENLLDNEINCVMFETVKEKLKGQLLAGLVEPIQEKAFKNAIKKTASLIHLAGERKKEKAKNQPKVDPVKVPGVGTVDKAAIAKQIANALILQGKTDVTQAELEQLINAVVGMAEASRNSNKPITTASFLEQISKAGSSKEKTPPKEVVKPPAPVVAERVTKSPEKMTNKDMEGLSDSDLQTLLQNFKDLSTEEQHSLINYLKKLEAREPDRVERLRKFVNLGQPREKPPEEKKMGRESPFSNRMGSVNPSVEENRFEAEEEPKKFEETQVKLPIDSDEEDYSFEDVVKAASKNVKEKELEKKREIVEESMKFESKKEDLNLDDTKAIISNIMSNINKNEVAQGNLLGLGLGGGQGLSVSSADLAKTLNSIPVNMASLANIVGSVQSMTKATMAPSVNPPMSAAPKSFQPVQSNSFGGFGGPQERPFQGQQQGYQNRPNMQFGVNYPQNPYQARPNVAYPIDKNKVTYPNYAIYGQQNPQGPPQRPSQPGFGNNQFGNNVNRNNYSRW; encoded by the exons ATGGAACCCATCGCTCCGGGCACTGAAGATGAGCCTCTTGTTAATTTTTCAGCATCGACGAAACAG GAGAAGGAACGCGAGCGTTTGCTGAACGTGAAAACTGTTCTACCGAACGGAAAATATGGGAACGTTTTCGACTTTAAATACATCAACGGGACGGAACATTGGTACTGCAATGCTTGCGCCTGTCCAGTCATGGGATGGGTTTTCCACCATGAGACTGGAAAGCGCCACTCCTTGGCCCTCGGGAAGCAAAACCAAGACCAAGACAGGCTCACGTCATCGCAGGACGTGGAGGAAACACCCACCATCCAGATAGCGCCCGGAGAGCCAGTCCCTCCAGGATTTGAGGGAGAAATTGAACGAGTCGCTCTTATTCAA gaaCGGTTGGATGTCTTTAATGTTGGTCCCTTAGTTGCTCTGGAATACCTCCTAGAATTGCGCGATTACGACTCAAACAAGGAACCGACTTATTTGTGCATTTTGTGCGACAAAAAAGGCGACCCGAGGACCGTTTTGACGCACCTTGCGAGTTACAAACACATACTGCAGTATTTGCAAAAACACTTTCCGACTTGTTACCGGGCCCTGGCCCCTTATATGACCAAACAGTATAAAAGAAACTGGCAAATAGCCCTACACGAGATCGCCGAAGCAATTGAGAAAAAGTTTGGCCGTTTGAAACCGTTACCAGTGGAAGCAGACAAGTATGAGAAAGACCCCGTCCATTATTTAGAACTGATAGCCAAAGGTCGGCACTTTTCCGAATTGTCAGGTCATACGTTCGAGGAATTGGTCAATAAAGACGAACTGACGCGAGTCCATGATG ACGAGACcgataaattttcttataataagGCAAATTTGCCACAGTCAAGTCAGAAAAAGAAAAGTCCGTCACCTCCTGTTGTCGCAAATCCGATCAAGAAAATTCGAGTTGCTAATCCACCACCGGCTGCTGCCGGAAGTCGCCGAAGGTCACTGTCGAGTGTTTCGAGCGTTTCTTCAAGCGATCTTAGCGACTATGATGACCCCAAAAAACGGTCGTATAGTCGCAGGTCGAGGACAAGGTCGCCCCCGTACCGAAACCGCAGCCGAAGTCCCTACAGCCGAag ATATGATAGGCGATCGCCCCCGAGGAAGGAAGCTTATTACAGACGAGACGACCGAAGTGAGCGCCTTATGCCGTGGGAAAAGACGAATTATCGCCGCTCCAAGCCCGAAAACCCACCggttaaaaacaaaaccgaTAAAATGGACGAGTACAAGAAATTATGCAAGGCCATAGACAACGACATGGAGCGGGTTttgaaaaaccataaaaagaACCCCGAAAAACACCCCCAATACAATGATGAGTGGAAAAAATTCTGGAATAAGAGGTACAAGGAGCTCCAAGCTGAAGGCAAGGACGTCTCCACTCATGATTTCAAACCGGAATGGATCGAGTTCTGGAACAAACGCATGATCGAGCTGCACCACGAAGAAGTCAAAGTGAAGAAAGAAGCTTTGCGGAAACGTCTAGGCCTTCCTGAAGAGCCCTCTCCCATTAGTTTTAAAATCgtcggaaaaaagaaattcGAACCGAATAAAAACAGTCCAATGAGTAGTAAACCAGTGCCACCTTCAGCTTTGCCCGATAGTGATCCCGAGGTTATTATAATCGATAAAGATGATGAGAGTAAGAGTTCGCGACGGTCGCATAGTCCATGGGAGGATGAACCAGTGAGGAGTAGTTCCCGGGTTTCGCGTGACAAAAGTCGGGACGGCTCCAGGGACAGGAGTCGGGAACGCTCAATACGACGGGATAAATACAGTCGAAGTCCCAGAGACCGGTCACGGGAGAGAAGTTGGGACCGGGATTACAAGATCAAGGATTATCGAAGGGAACGGATTAGAATCGTCAGTGAATTGCCGTGGGAGCGCGACCGGAAGTCCTACAGGAACGAAATCCCTAGCTACTACAAACCACCAGCTGTCATGCGTGACGTTACAAGAGAACCTGTCTTGACGCCCCCTCCTGTTGCCCCAGTCCTTGAAGAAGAGGACGATGGGGAAATTAATATCGTTGCTGTTCTGCGACTTTTAACAGCACTTGAAGAGAAATTAGGGTCATTGGGACCCAAAGTCATCGATTTGTTAGCACAAGCACTGGCGATGGAGAAGAACGAAGCTAATAGTTCGGAGAATTTGCTCGATAATGAGATCAATTGTGTGATGTTTGAAACGgtcaaagaaaaattaaaaggccAGCTGTTGGCCGGTTTAGTCGAACCCATTCAGGAAAAAGCCTTTAAAaacgcaattaaaaaaaccgcGAGTTTGATTCATCTCGCCGGCGAACGCAAGAAAGAAAAAGCCAAGAATCAACCGAAAGTTGATCCCGTTAAAGTGCCAGGTGTTGGCACAGTCGACAAGGCTGCGATTGCAAAACAAATCGCCAATGCGTTAATTCTGCAAGGCAAGACTGACGTGACCCAAGCCGAGCTCGAACAGTTGATAAATGCCGTGGTTGGAATGGCGGAAGCGTCCCGAAATTCCAATAAACCGATCACCACCGCCTCTTTCCTGGAACAAATCTCCAAAGCTGGCAGTTCCAAAGAGAAAACACCACCGAAAGAAGTTGTTAAACCCCCGGCACCGGTTGTGGCCGAACGCGTGACGAAAAGCCCCGAGAAAATGACGAATAAAGACATGGAGGGTTTGTCCGATTCCGATTTGCAAACTCTCCTCCAAAACTTCAAAGATTTATCGACGGAAGAACAGCACAGTTTGATCAACTATTTGAAGAAGTTGGAAGCGCGTGAACCGGATCGAGTCGAGCGGTTACGAAAGTTCGTAAATCTGGGCCAACCGCGTGAAAAGCCCCCCGAAGAGAAGAAAATGGGGCGCGAAAGCCCCTTTTCCAACCGCATGGGGAGTGTGAACCCCAGTGTTGAGGAAAATCGCTTTGAAGCGGAAGAAGAACCGAAAAAGTTCGAAGAGACGCAAGTGAAACTTCCGATTGATTCGGACGAAGAGGATTACAGTTTCGAGGACGTGGTCAAAGCCGCGTCCAAGAACGTCAAAGAGAAGGAACTGGAGAAGAAGCGCGAGATCGTGGAGGAAAGCATGAAGTTTGAGTCGAAGAAAGAGGACCTGAATCTGGACGATACCAAAGCCATAATCTCCAACATCATGAGTAACATTAACAAGAACGAGGTCGCGCAAGGTAATCTCTTGGGGCTGGGGCTGGGTGGGGGGCAAGGTCTGTCGGTGAGTTCGGCCGATTTGGCCAAAACCCTGAATAGTATTCCGGTGAATATGGCCAGTCTTGCCAACATTGTTGGCAGTGTACAGAGTATGACAAAGGCCACTATGGCACCGTCTGTAAACCCGCCAATGAGCGCCGCGCCTAAGAGTTTTCAGCCGGTGCAAAGTAACAGTTTTGGGGGGTTTGGGGGCCCGCAGGAGAGACCCTTTCAGGGACAGCAGCAGGGATACCAAAATAGACCTAACATGCAGTTTGGGGTGAATTACCCCCAAAACCCATATCAAGCGCGGCCAAATGTTGCCTACCCGATTGATAAAAACAAGGTGACGTATCCGAATTATGCCATTTACGGCCAACAGAACCCGCAAGGGCCGCCCCAGAGGCCGAGTCAGCCCGGGTTTGGCAATAACCAGTTCGGTAATAATGTTAACAGAAATAACTATAGCAGATGGTAG
- the LOC662833 gene encoding uncharacterized protein CG7065 homolog isoform X2 translates to MGWVFHHETGKRHSLALGKQNQDQDRLTSSQDVEETPTIQIAPGEPVPPGFEGEIERVALIQERLDVFNVGPLVALEYLLELRDYDSNKEPTYLCILCDKKGDPRTVLTHLASYKHILQYLQKHFPTCYRALAPYMTKQYKRNWQIALHEIAEAIEKKFGRLKPLPVEADKYEKDPVHYLELIAKGRHFSELSGHTFEELVNKDELTRVHDDETDKFSYNKANLPQSSQKKKSPSPPVVANPIKKIRVANPPPAAAGSRRRSLSSVSSVSSSDLSDYDDPKKRSYSRRSRTRSPPYRNRSRSPYSRRYDRRSPPRKEAYYRRDDRSERLMPWEKTNYRRSKPENPPVKNKTDKMDEYKKLCKAIDNDMERVLKNHKKNPEKHPQYNDEWKKFWNKRYKELQAEGKDVSTHDFKPEWIEFWNKRMIELHHEEVKVKKEALRKRLGLPEEPSPISFKIVGKKKFEPNKNSPMSSKPVPPSALPDSDPEVIIIDKDDESKSSRRSHSPWEDEPVRSSSRVSRDKSRDGSRDRSRERSIRRDKYSRSPRDRSRERSWDRDYKIKDYRRERIRIVSELPWERDRKSYRNEIPSYYKPPAVMRDVTREPVLTPPPVAPVLEEEDDGEINIVAVLRLLTALEEKLGSLGPKVIDLLAQALAMEKNEANSSENLLDNEINCVMFETVKEKLKGQLLAGLVEPIQEKAFKNAIKKTASLIHLAGERKKEKAKNQPKVDPVKVPGVGTVDKAAIAKQIANALILQGKTDVTQAELEQLINAVVGMAEASRNSNKPITTASFLEQISKAGSSKEKTPPKEVVKPPAPVVAERVTKSPEKMTNKDMEGLSDSDLQTLLQNFKDLSTEEQHSLINYLKKLEAREPDRVERLRKFVNLGQPREKPPEEKKMGRESPFSNRMGSVNPSVEENRFEAEEEPKKFEETQVKLPIDSDEEDYSFEDVVKAASKNVKEKELEKKREIVEESMKFESKKEDLNLDDTKAIISNIMSNINKNEVAQGNLLGLGLGGGQGLSVSSADLAKTLNSIPVNMASLANIVGSVQSMTKATMAPSVNPPMSAAPKSFQPVQSNSFGGFGGPQERPFQGQQQGYQNRPNMQFGVNYPQNPYQARPNVAYPIDKNKVTYPNYAIYGQQNPQGPPQRPSQPGFGNNQFGNNVNRNNYSRW, encoded by the exons ATGGGATGGGTTTTCCACCATGAGACTGGAAAGCGCCACTCCTTGGCCCTCGGGAAGCAAAACCAAGACCAAGACAGGCTCACGTCATCGCAGGACGTGGAGGAAACACCCACCATCCAGATAGCGCCCGGAGAGCCAGTCCCTCCAGGATTTGAGGGAGAAATTGAACGAGTCGCTCTTATTCAA gaaCGGTTGGATGTCTTTAATGTTGGTCCCTTAGTTGCTCTGGAATACCTCCTAGAATTGCGCGATTACGACTCAAACAAGGAACCGACTTATTTGTGCATTTTGTGCGACAAAAAAGGCGACCCGAGGACCGTTTTGACGCACCTTGCGAGTTACAAACACATACTGCAGTATTTGCAAAAACACTTTCCGACTTGTTACCGGGCCCTGGCCCCTTATATGACCAAACAGTATAAAAGAAACTGGCAAATAGCCCTACACGAGATCGCCGAAGCAATTGAGAAAAAGTTTGGCCGTTTGAAACCGTTACCAGTGGAAGCAGACAAGTATGAGAAAGACCCCGTCCATTATTTAGAACTGATAGCCAAAGGTCGGCACTTTTCCGAATTGTCAGGTCATACGTTCGAGGAATTGGTCAATAAAGACGAACTGACGCGAGTCCATGATG ACGAGACcgataaattttcttataataagGCAAATTTGCCACAGTCAAGTCAGAAAAAGAAAAGTCCGTCACCTCCTGTTGTCGCAAATCCGATCAAGAAAATTCGAGTTGCTAATCCACCACCGGCTGCTGCCGGAAGTCGCCGAAGGTCACTGTCGAGTGTTTCGAGCGTTTCTTCAAGCGATCTTAGCGACTATGATGACCCCAAAAAACGGTCGTATAGTCGCAGGTCGAGGACAAGGTCGCCCCCGTACCGAAACCGCAGCCGAAGTCCCTACAGCCGAag ATATGATAGGCGATCGCCCCCGAGGAAGGAAGCTTATTACAGACGAGACGACCGAAGTGAGCGCCTTATGCCGTGGGAAAAGACGAATTATCGCCGCTCCAAGCCCGAAAACCCACCggttaaaaacaaaaccgaTAAAATGGACGAGTACAAGAAATTATGCAAGGCCATAGACAACGACATGGAGCGGGTTttgaaaaaccataaaaagaACCCCGAAAAACACCCCCAATACAATGATGAGTGGAAAAAATTCTGGAATAAGAGGTACAAGGAGCTCCAAGCTGAAGGCAAGGACGTCTCCACTCATGATTTCAAACCGGAATGGATCGAGTTCTGGAACAAACGCATGATCGAGCTGCACCACGAAGAAGTCAAAGTGAAGAAAGAAGCTTTGCGGAAACGTCTAGGCCTTCCTGAAGAGCCCTCTCCCATTAGTTTTAAAATCgtcggaaaaaagaaattcGAACCGAATAAAAACAGTCCAATGAGTAGTAAACCAGTGCCACCTTCAGCTTTGCCCGATAGTGATCCCGAGGTTATTATAATCGATAAAGATGATGAGAGTAAGAGTTCGCGACGGTCGCATAGTCCATGGGAGGATGAACCAGTGAGGAGTAGTTCCCGGGTTTCGCGTGACAAAAGTCGGGACGGCTCCAGGGACAGGAGTCGGGAACGCTCAATACGACGGGATAAATACAGTCGAAGTCCCAGAGACCGGTCACGGGAGAGAAGTTGGGACCGGGATTACAAGATCAAGGATTATCGAAGGGAACGGATTAGAATCGTCAGTGAATTGCCGTGGGAGCGCGACCGGAAGTCCTACAGGAACGAAATCCCTAGCTACTACAAACCACCAGCTGTCATGCGTGACGTTACAAGAGAACCTGTCTTGACGCCCCCTCCTGTTGCCCCAGTCCTTGAAGAAGAGGACGATGGGGAAATTAATATCGTTGCTGTTCTGCGACTTTTAACAGCACTTGAAGAGAAATTAGGGTCATTGGGACCCAAAGTCATCGATTTGTTAGCACAAGCACTGGCGATGGAGAAGAACGAAGCTAATAGTTCGGAGAATTTGCTCGATAATGAGATCAATTGTGTGATGTTTGAAACGgtcaaagaaaaattaaaaggccAGCTGTTGGCCGGTTTAGTCGAACCCATTCAGGAAAAAGCCTTTAAAaacgcaattaaaaaaaccgcGAGTTTGATTCATCTCGCCGGCGAACGCAAGAAAGAAAAAGCCAAGAATCAACCGAAAGTTGATCCCGTTAAAGTGCCAGGTGTTGGCACAGTCGACAAGGCTGCGATTGCAAAACAAATCGCCAATGCGTTAATTCTGCAAGGCAAGACTGACGTGACCCAAGCCGAGCTCGAACAGTTGATAAATGCCGTGGTTGGAATGGCGGAAGCGTCCCGAAATTCCAATAAACCGATCACCACCGCCTCTTTCCTGGAACAAATCTCCAAAGCTGGCAGTTCCAAAGAGAAAACACCACCGAAAGAAGTTGTTAAACCCCCGGCACCGGTTGTGGCCGAACGCGTGACGAAAAGCCCCGAGAAAATGACGAATAAAGACATGGAGGGTTTGTCCGATTCCGATTTGCAAACTCTCCTCCAAAACTTCAAAGATTTATCGACGGAAGAACAGCACAGTTTGATCAACTATTTGAAGAAGTTGGAAGCGCGTGAACCGGATCGAGTCGAGCGGTTACGAAAGTTCGTAAATCTGGGCCAACCGCGTGAAAAGCCCCCCGAAGAGAAGAAAATGGGGCGCGAAAGCCCCTTTTCCAACCGCATGGGGAGTGTGAACCCCAGTGTTGAGGAAAATCGCTTTGAAGCGGAAGAAGAACCGAAAAAGTTCGAAGAGACGCAAGTGAAACTTCCGATTGATTCGGACGAAGAGGATTACAGTTTCGAGGACGTGGTCAAAGCCGCGTCCAAGAACGTCAAAGAGAAGGAACTGGAGAAGAAGCGCGAGATCGTGGAGGAAAGCATGAAGTTTGAGTCGAAGAAAGAGGACCTGAATCTGGACGATACCAAAGCCATAATCTCCAACATCATGAGTAACATTAACAAGAACGAGGTCGCGCAAGGTAATCTCTTGGGGCTGGGGCTGGGTGGGGGGCAAGGTCTGTCGGTGAGTTCGGCCGATTTGGCCAAAACCCTGAATAGTATTCCGGTGAATATGGCCAGTCTTGCCAACATTGTTGGCAGTGTACAGAGTATGACAAAGGCCACTATGGCACCGTCTGTAAACCCGCCAATGAGCGCCGCGCCTAAGAGTTTTCAGCCGGTGCAAAGTAACAGTTTTGGGGGGTTTGGGGGCCCGCAGGAGAGACCCTTTCAGGGACAGCAGCAGGGATACCAAAATAGACCTAACATGCAGTTTGGGGTGAATTACCCCCAAAACCCATATCAAGCGCGGCCAAATGTTGCCTACCCGATTGATAAAAACAAGGTGACGTATCCGAATTATGCCATTTACGGCCAACAGAACCCGCAAGGGCCGCCCCAGAGGCCGAGTCAGCCCGGGTTTGGCAATAACCAGTTCGGTAATAATGTTAACAGAAATAACTATAGCAGATGGTAG
- the Lamtor4 gene encoding ragulator complex protein LAMTOR4 homolog: MDKIPGQTGYLILNEEGAVLSSSGDLENDEKSAVIIMGLINLTSHIDRAAFEEGFKKLSINYDKHCYIICLSNRKVYVVKKTLDYANGIP, translated from the coding sequence ATGGATAAAATTCCGGGCCAAACAGGTTATCTGATACTAAACGAAGAAGGGGCTGTCCTATCATCGTCAGGTGACTTGGAAAACGATGAAAAGTCCGCTGTGATTATTATGGGACTGATCAACTTAACGTCGCATATTGATAGAGCTGCCTTTGAAGAAGGTTTCAAGAAGCTGTCAATCAATTATGATAAACACTGTTACATTATCTGCTTATCAAACCGAAAGGTATACGTCGTGAAGAAGACACTCGATTACGCCAACGGCATACCATAA
- the Pat1 gene encoding amyloid protein-binding protein 2: MKSPPSLYAICVKAAVKDCVTVCKFCKKEFRSLPDNVLFDFYYTMFTEKRACLLAVEFSELEVFIRMLNVKHKRVKLLKSFQGLINHGSNVPDELIQDFSNYLQKEPLRAISVGIHVGSFFNEGGWYDYSIKILTLTEDLCKEQDESVEILKKCLECYHKRIYAETIYCEFKAAENTFNSAQKVIKQLEKLDALPNLAGLYANFSTLYFHRSEYDESFAWSKKALVLLNNKLPSRIIIEVLRQASRACVVKRRFNQAGLLIRQAVNLAQEIYERDGHPHFSDTLLDYGFYLLNFDSIQESVKVYERSLQIRMDVFEKNNIHLALAHEDMAYALYVNEYSSGRFYAARENADRSIRLMERILPNNHLMLASAKRVKALILEEIALDMREGNNSHLQEKYLNEAEELHRTALELSGKAFGEKNVQTAKHYGNLGRLYQSMRQYEQAEKMHLKAIAIKEELLGSADYEVGLSIGHLASLYNYHMKRHHDAEKLYMRSMEINLNLFGETYSGLEYDYRGLINVYSKLCDQSNVVLYTLKMRDWSLLRAQSKPPAHVEEILPLKEIIEKFSRMC; the protein is encoded by the exons ATGAAAAGTCCTCCGTCGCTATACGCAATTTGTGTCAAAGCAGCTGTCAAAGATTGTGTTacagtttgtaaattttgcaaaaaagagtTCAGATCTTTGCCTGATAATGTCctctttgatttttattacaca ATGTTCACTGAAAAGCGGGCGTGCCTTCTCGCCGTCGAATTCAGTGAACTGGAAGTCTTTATTCGAATGCTTAACGTTAAACACAAACGCGTCAAGTTGCTGAAGAGTTTTCAAGGCTTAATTAATCACGGATCGAACGTTCCTGACGAACTAATCCAGGACTTTTCAAATTACTTGCAAAAGGAGCCCTTGCGGGCGATAAGTGTAGGCATACACGTGGGCAGCTTCTTCAACGAAGGGGGCTGGTATGACTACAGCATTAAGATACTGACACTAACAGAGGACTTGTGCAAGGAACAGGACGAAAGCGTCGAGATCCTGAAGAAATGCCTCGAGTGCTATCACAA GCGAATTTACGCGGAGACCATTTACTGCGAGTTCAAAGCGGCCGAAAACACGTTCAATTCCGcgcaaaaagtaataaaacagTTGGAAAAATTGGACGCTTTACCTAATCTAGCTGGCCTCTATGCGAATTTCTCAACGCTGTACTTTCATCGTAGCGAATATGATGAG TCGTTTGCGTGGTCTAAAAAAGCACTAGTCTTACTTAATAACAAACTTCCCTCAAG AATCATCATTGAGGTGCTGAGACAGGCGTCAAGAGCTTGCGTCGTCAAACGGCGCTTCAATCAAGCGGGCCTTCTGATAAGACAAGCGGTTAACTTGGCGCAAGAAATTTACGAGCGTGACGGCCACCCCCATTTCTCGGACACGCTGCTTGATTACGGCTTTTATTTACTCAATTTTGACTCAATCCAAGAGAGCGTCAAGGTGTACGAACGGTCTCTGCAAATCAGAATGGAcgttttcgagaaaaataatatacaCCTGGCTCTCGCACACGAAGACATGGCCTACGCTCTCTACGTCAACGAGTACAGCTCGGGGAGGTTCTATGCCGCAAG ggAAAATGCGGACCGTTCGATTCGCCTCATGGAGCGCATTCTCCCCAACAACCACTTAATGCTGGCGTCGGCCAAGCGCGTAAAGGCGCTCATTCTCGAAGAAATAGCGTTGGATATGCGCGAGGGCAACAACTCGCATTTGCAGGAGAAATACCTGAATGAGGCTGAAGAGCTGCACCGGACGGCGTTAGAACTGTCTGGCAAAGCCTTCGGCGAGAAAAACGTCCAAACGGCGAAGCATTACGGCAACTTGGGGCGCTTATACCAAAGTATGCGCCAGTACGAGCAAGCGGAGAAAATGCACTTGAAGGCGATTGCCATTAAGGAAGAGTTGCTCGGAAGCGCCGATTACGAGGTGGGGCTCAGTATCGGGCACCTGGCCTCGCTGTACAACTACCACATGAAGCGCCACCACGACGCCGAAAAGCTGTACATGCGCTCGATGGAGATAAACCTGAATTTGTTCGGGGAGACGTATTCAGGTTTGGAGTACGATTATCGGGGCTTGATCAACGTTTACTCGAAACTGTGTGATCAGTCCAACGTTGTTTTATATACTTTGAAAATGCGCGACTGGAGTTTGCTGCGGGCGCAGAGCAAACCGCCGGCTCATGTTGAAGAAATTTTACCGCTCAAGGAAATTATCGAAAAGTTCTCGCGTATGTGCTGA
- the LOC103314061 gene encoding type-1 angiotensin II receptor-associated protein isoform X1 — MPALPQIRNLNLKVIFLSHFVFIALSSMGFWSTSAYLFYNFFFIIFLVWSLIQPQNEEPLQLAIVVNGVSIFLDILLLVMSYPSDAHSAREKFSAAMCILHLIVRPFSTIVLIKNLEERTGSNGALSGLFGEAPQQSSYEDIDRNAPHTSQAASYDFSTAQQI; from the exons atgccGGCTTTACCCCAAATACGAAATCTCAATTTAAAA GTGATATTTTTATCACACTTTGTTTTTATCGCCCTCAGTTCGATGGGTTTTTGGAGCACTTCGGCTtacttattttacaatttcttttttattattttcctggTCTGGAGTCTGATTCAGCCACAAAACGAGGAACCTTTGCAATTG gcCATTGTTGTAAACGgagtttcaatatttttagacATTTTATTGCTAGTAATGTCTTACCCGAGCGATG caCATTCGGCACGAGAAAAGTTTTCAGCTGCAATGTGCATCCTACACTTAATTGTGCGACCTTTTAGTACCATTGTCTTGATTAAAAACCTTGAAGAAAGAACGGGATCCAACG gGGCGTTATCAGGTTTATTCGGGGAAGCTCCGCAACAATCAAGTTACGAAGACATCGATCGAAATGCCCCGCACACATCACAAGCAGCAAGTTACGACTTTTCAACTGCTCAACAAATCTAA
- the LOC103314061 gene encoding type-1 angiotensin II receptor-associated protein isoform X2: protein MPALPQIRNLNLKVIFLSHFVFIALSSMGFWSTSAYLFYNFFFIIFLVWSLIQPQNEEPLQLAIVVNGVSIFLDILLLVMSYPSDAHSAREKFSAAMCILHLIVRPFSTIVLIKNLEERTGSNGLFGEAPQQSSYEDIDRNAPHTSQAASYDFSTAQQI, encoded by the exons atgccGGCTTTACCCCAAATACGAAATCTCAATTTAAAA GTGATATTTTTATCACACTTTGTTTTTATCGCCCTCAGTTCGATGGGTTTTTGGAGCACTTCGGCTtacttattttacaatttcttttttattattttcctggTCTGGAGTCTGATTCAGCCACAAAACGAGGAACCTTTGCAATTG gcCATTGTTGTAAACGgagtttcaatatttttagacATTTTATTGCTAGTAATGTCTTACCCGAGCGATG caCATTCGGCACGAGAAAAGTTTTCAGCTGCAATGTGCATCCTACACTTAATTGTGCGACCTTTTAGTACCATTGTCTTGATTAAAAACCTTGAAGAAAGAACGGGATCCAACG GTTTATTCGGGGAAGCTCCGCAACAATCAAGTTACGAAGACATCGATCGAAATGCCCCGCACACATCACAAGCAGCAAGTTACGACTTTTCAACTGCTCAACAAATCTAA